From Ignavibacterium sp.:
TTGGTTAACTATGGAAGAACCGAGATGGCCTAATGTGAAATATCCTCCGATTGATTATCAGGATATTTCATACTATTCAGCACCAAAGAAAAAACCTAAATACAATTCTTTGGATGAAGTTGATCCTGCTATCCGTGAGACTTATAACAAACTCGGTATTCCTTTAGAAGAACAGATGATGCTGGCTGGCGTTGCAGTTGATGCGGTCTTTGACTCCGTTTCTGTTGCAACAACTTTCAAAGATAAGCTAAAAGAACTTGGAATTATTTTCTGCTCAATGTCCGAAGCAATAAAAGAACATCCTGAACTTGTTAAAAAATATTTAGGTAGTGTTGTTCCTTATACAGATAATTTCTATGCAACACTTAACTCAGCAGTATTCAGCGATGGTTCATTTGTTTATGTTCCAAAGGGAGTTCGTTGTCCGATGGAGCTTTCTACTTACTTCAGAATCAATGCATCTGAAACCGGACAGTTTGAAAGAACCTTGATAATTGCTGACGAAGGAGCTTATGTAAGTTACCTTGAAGGTTGTACCGCTCCGATGAGGGATGAAAATCAATTGCACGCTGCAGTTGTTGAGTTGATTGCTCTTGATAATGCAACCATAAAATATTCAACGGTTCAGAATTGGTATCCTGGAGATAAAGAAGGTAAAGGTGGAATATATAATTTCGTTACGAAGCGAGGAGCTTGTCGTGGTGTTAATTCAAAAATTTCCTGGACACAAGTTGAAACCGGTTCTGCAATTACCTGGAAATATCCAAGCTGTATTCTTCAGGGAGATAACTCGATTGGTGAATTTTATTCGGTTGCTGTTACCAATAACTATCAGCAAGCTGATACCGGCACAAAGATGATTCATATTGGAAAGAACACCAAAAGCACAATTGTATCAAAGGGAATTTCTGCCGGAAGAAGTAATAATAGTTATCGCGGATTGGTCAAGATTACAAAGAAGGCAGAAAATGCCAGAAACTTTTCACAATGTGATTCTCTTTTAATTGGTGATAAATGCGGAGCTCACACTTTCCCGTATTTAGAGATTAACAATTCTTCTGCTCAAGTCGAGCACGAAGCAACTACTTCAAAAATTGGTGAAGATCAGATATTCTATCTTAATCAAAGAGGAATATCTACTGAAGATGCTGTTAATCTGATTGTGAATGGTTATGTAAAAGAAGTTCTTGCAGAGCTTCCAATGGAATTTGCAGTAGAAGCTCAGAAATTATTAAGCATAAGTTTAGAAGGTAGTGTAGGATAGAGAGTGTTTTTCATCCCGAACTTGTTTCGGGATCTCTGGAAATAAATTATAAGCTGAAACGAGTTCAGCTTGACAAGTTTGAAAATAAATAAGGAGAAAAAATGTTATTAGAAATAAAAAATTTACACGCAAGCATTGATGGCAATGAAATCTTAAAAGGAATTGACCTTAAAGTCGATGCTGGTGAAGTTCATGCGATTATGGGTCCAAATGGTTCTGGTAAATCAACTCTTGCATCAGTACTCGCAGGAAAAGAAGAATATGAGGTAACTGAAGGTGAAATCTGGTATAACGGAAAGAACTTGCTTGAACTTTCACCGGAAGACAGAGCAAGAGAAGGAGTGTTTCTTGCATTTCAGTATCCGGTTGAAATTCCGGGTGTAAGTAATACGAATCTTTTGAAGACCGCAGTAAACGAAATAAGAAAATACCGTGGTGAAGAAGAACTTGATGCGATGGAGTTTTTAGAATTACTTAAAGAGAAAAGCAAACTCGTTGAACTCGATCAAAAATTTTTAAGCAGATCTGTTAACGAAGGATTTTCCGGTGGAGAGAAAAAACGGAATGAAATTTTCCAGATGGCAGTATTAAATCCGAAGCTCGCAATCCTTGATGAAACAGATTCGGGTTTGGATATTGACGCATTAAGAATTGTTGCAAATGGAGTAAATAAACTTCGTTCGAAGGAGAATGCGATTATAGTTGTAACTCACTATCAGAGATTACTTAACTACATTGTTCCTGATTTTGTTCATGTTCTTTACAAGGGTAAGATTGTTAAATCCGGAGGAAAAGAACTTGCATTAGAGCTCGAAGAAAAAGGATATGACTGGATTAAAAACGGTAAATCAGAAGTAACTGTTTAAGGAATGAACCAATGAGTAACGTAGATTTCAAACAATGGTTTATAGAAAATTTTCAGTCATTTGAAAAAAGTCTCAATGGAGAAAAGACTGAATCTTTTCATAAAATTAGAAAAGATGCATTATCAAAATTTTCTTCATTAAATATTCCAACTGTAAAAGACGAGGAATGGAAATACACTAACATTTCTCCTGTAGTTAAATACAATTTCAGTGTTGTTCCTCCTAAAACAGATGCAGCTCCGGAAATTGTCGGTAAGTTCTTATTTGATAAACTTGAGCATCATCTTCTTGTTTTTATTAATGGAGAATTCAGGAAAGATCTTTCAAGATTAAATGAGTTGCCGGAAAAGGTAGAAGTTATTAATCTTTCTTCTGCCATAAAAAATAATCATCCGGCTTTGTTAAAACACTTCGGCAAATATGCTGAAGATTCAAACAATCTTTTTACTGCTCTTAACTCAGCTTATACAAAAGATGGAGCTTTTATATTAGTTCCAAAAGGGATGGTAATTGAAGATCCGGTTCATATAATTTTTCTGAACATTGCAGGAGAAGAAAAATTTATTACACAACCGAGAAATCTTTTTATAGCTGAGAATAATTCTCAGGTTACAATTATAGAACATTATGCATCCGATGATAATGGAATCTATCTAAGTAATTCGGTGACAGAAATTTTTGTTGGTGAAAATGCAGTTGTAGATCATATTAAACTTCAGGAAGAAAGCCCGAAAGCATTCCATATCGGCAGAATGGAAGTTGATCAGGAACGAAGCAGTAATTTTTCATCTCATTTGATTTCAACTGGTGCAGAATTTTCCCGCAATGAATTTACAACGA
This genomic window contains:
- the sufC gene encoding Fe-S cluster assembly ATPase SufC, producing MLLEIKNLHASIDGNEILKGIDLKVDAGEVHAIMGPNGSGKSTLASVLAGKEEYEVTEGEIWYNGKNLLELSPEDRAREGVFLAFQYPVEIPGVSNTNLLKTAVNEIRKYRGEEELDAMEFLELLKEKSKLVELDQKFLSRSVNEGFSGGEKKRNEIFQMAVLNPKLAILDETDSGLDIDALRIVANGVNKLRSKENAIIVVTHYQRLLNYIVPDFVHVLYKGKIVKSGGKELALELEEKGYDWIKNGKSEVTV
- the sufB gene encoding Fe-S cluster assembly protein SufB — protein: MSTTETQKIEELANKEYKYGFVTEVEEDRLPKGLNEDIIKQISAKKEEPEWMTEWRLKAFRHWLTMEEPRWPNVKYPPIDYQDISYYSAPKKKPKYNSLDEVDPAIRETYNKLGIPLEEQMMLAGVAVDAVFDSVSVATTFKDKLKELGIIFCSMSEAIKEHPELVKKYLGSVVPYTDNFYATLNSAVFSDGSFVYVPKGVRCPMELSTYFRINASETGQFERTLIIADEGAYVSYLEGCTAPMRDENQLHAAVVELIALDNATIKYSTVQNWYPGDKEGKGGIYNFVTKRGACRGVNSKISWTQVETGSAITWKYPSCILQGDNSIGEFYSVAVTNNYQQADTGTKMIHIGKNTKSTIVSKGISAGRSNNSYRGLVKITKKAENARNFSQCDSLLIGDKCGAHTFPYLEINNSSAQVEHEATTSKIGEDQIFYLNQRGISTEDAVNLIVNGYVKEVLAELPMEFAVEAQKLLSISLEGSVG
- the sufD gene encoding Fe-S cluster assembly protein SufD, with amino-acid sequence MSNVDFKQWFIENFQSFEKSLNGEKTESFHKIRKDALSKFSSLNIPTVKDEEWKYTNISPVVKYNFSVVPPKTDAAPEIVGKFLFDKLEHHLLVFINGEFRKDLSRLNELPEKVEVINLSSAIKNNHPALLKHFGKYAEDSNNLFTALNSAYTKDGAFILVPKGMVIEDPVHIIFLNIAGEEKFITQPRNLFIAENNSQVTIIEHYASDDNGIYLSNSVTEIFVGENAVVDHIKLQEESPKAFHIGRMEVDQERSSNFSSHLISTGAEFSRNEFTTRFNGEGGESMLNGLFMIKDEQFFDAHTMIDHAMPHCNSHEHYKGILQDKARGVFNGKVMVRPDAQKTNAFQENNSILLSDDAVMNSKPQLEIFADDVKCSHGATVGKLDEDAKFYLKTRGIGEEAATAMLIHAFASDVIKTIKIEALREYLEEIITKRFNQ